The Synechococcales cyanobacterium T60_A2020_003 genome includes a region encoding these proteins:
- a CDS encoding F0F1 ATP synthase subunit gamma has protein sequence MPNLKFIRDRIQSVRNTRKITEAMRLVAAAKVRRAQEQVVATRPFADCLAQVLYGLQSRLRFEDADLPLLKARDVQCVGILIVSGDRGLCGGYNANVIRRAEQRIREIKAEGLDYRLVIVGRKANQYFQRREQPISASFTNLEQVPTASEASQIADELLSLFLSETVDRVELIYTKFVSLVSSRPVIQTLLPLDPQGLEPVDDEIFRLTTCGGDFQVERTKVEAPAPTALPQDMIFEQDPVQILDALLPLYLNNQLLRALQESAASELAARMTAMSNASDNASDLMKRLSITYNKARQAAITQEILEVVAGAESLG, from the coding sequence ATGCCAAACCTTAAATTTATTCGCGATCGCATCCAGTCGGTCAGGAATACTCGGAAGATTACAGAGGCGATGCGGCTTGTCGCAGCCGCCAAGGTACGTCGGGCTCAGGAGCAAGTGGTTGCCACCCGTCCATTTGCGGATTGCTTAGCTCAAGTTCTCTATGGATTGCAAAGCCGTTTGCGGTTTGAAGATGCCGATCTGCCGCTTCTCAAAGCACGCGATGTTCAGTGTGTCGGCATTCTGATTGTTTCGGGCGATCGCGGTCTCTGCGGAGGCTACAACGCCAACGTGATTCGTCGTGCTGAGCAACGAATTCGTGAAATTAAGGCTGAGGGTCTTGATTATCGTCTAGTGATCGTTGGACGTAAGGCCAATCAATACTTCCAGCGTCGCGAGCAGCCAATCAGCGCATCATTTACCAATTTGGAGCAGGTTCCTACGGCTTCTGAGGCATCCCAAATTGCGGATGAGCTACTGTCGCTGTTTTTATCGGAGACGGTAGATCGGGTCGAGCTCATTTACACCAAGTTCGTATCCTTGGTTAGCTCTCGTCCCGTGATTCAAACTCTACTCCCTCTCGATCCGCAAGGGCTAGAGCCTGTGGATGATGAGATCTTCCGCCTAACGACTTGTGGCGGTGATTTCCAGGTAGAGCGCACGAAGGTTGAAGCTCCAGCGCCCACTGCTTTGCCTCAAGACATGATCTTCGAGCAAGATCCGGTACAGATTTTGGATGCTCTGCTGCCGCTGTATTTGAACAATCAGCTTTTGAGAGCATTGCAAGAATCAGCGGCGAGTGAACTGGCTGCTCGGATGACGGCAATGAGTAATGCCAGCGACAACGCGAGTGATCTGATGAAGCGATTGTCTATTACTTACAACAAGGCTCGCCAAGCAGCCATTACTCAAGAGATTCTTGAAGTGGTCGCTGGTGCGGAATCCCTCGGCTAG